Proteins encoded in a region of the Waddliaceae bacterium genome:
- a CDS encoding MBL fold metallo-hydrolase has translation MIGFCPLASGSKGNSVFLGTENSKILIDAGLSGKATKARLAEIGVDIADLDAILITHEHGDHVKGLRIMAYRMGIPVFANSDTARSICDMFSAVAKFTIFTTGDTFEFRDLEIHPFSIQHDTVDPVGFTITTNDIKIGFCTDLGFASSLVKNRLQNCDYLYIEANHDPDMVHASPRPFIYKQRVLSRSGHLSNEACGNLLLDVYHEDLKHVHLAHLSDECNSPEKALTTINEILGEKTSTFDISIAYQNSISNACGALPHTTQKVLCTS, from the coding sequence ATGATAGGATTTTGTCCCCTTGCATCGGGCTCTAAAGGCAACAGCGTATTCCTCGGCACCGAGAACTCTAAGATCCTCATCGATGCGGGCTTAAGCGGAAAAGCCACGAAAGCTCGTCTTGCTGAGATCGGCGTCGACATTGCCGACCTCGATGCCATTCTTATCACCCACGAACACGGCGACCATGTCAAAGGCCTTCGTATTATGGCATATCGCATGGGCATCCCTGTTTTTGCCAACAGCGACACGGCACGAAGCATCTGCGACATGTTCAGCGCCGTTGCGAAGTTCACGATATTCACCACCGGCGACACCTTCGAATTCCGCGACCTTGAGATCCATCCCTTCAGCATACAGCACGACACCGTCGACCCTGTAGGCTTCACGATAACCACCAACGACATCAAGATAGGGTTCTGTACTGACCTCGGCTTCGCTTCTTCGTTAGTAAAAAACCGCCTGCAAAACTGCGACTATCTTTATATCGAAGCGAACCACGACCCTGACATGGTCCATGCCTCACCGCGGCCTTTCATATACAAACAGCGCGTCCTAAGCCGTAGCGGACACCTCTCCAACGAAGCCTGTGGCAACCTACTCCTAGACGTCTACCACGAAGACCTGAAACACGTACACCTTGCGCACCTTTCCGACGAATGCAACTCCCCCGAGAAGGCCCTCACCACCATCAACGAAATCCTCGGCGAAAAAACCTCTACCTTCGATATCTCCATAGCATACCAAAACAGCATAAGCAACGCTTGTGGAGCGCTGCCACACACCACGCAAAAGGTGCTGTGCACCTCTTAG